In Candidatus Methylomirabilota bacterium, the following are encoded in one genomic region:
- a CDS encoding glycosyltransferase, which yields MSKRVCAVVVTHNRRALLPRCLDSLLDQVRPPDRVLVVDNTSTDGTPELLSREFPQVVALRLPRNEGGAGGFAAGMTWALAQGADWTWLLDDDVTADRDCLKELLEVSMVGGRRVVVPRRLTAEGNDCASEAILVEGAQRFEVVRVDPRRGRYHPVDLFTFEGPLIHRSVAEEVGMPNRKLFICGDDILYAIRINRRMGPLSCALATRAVVRKQLHRVQGIKARSRLKAWMTGDPVYEVFEDEQHWKLVYELRNRHIIWHELGWRRRRLQLLVLHLGYIGADLIHAVRHGWNWPLRLKWNVAAWLLGVFARDGMFLDPEAYRAQAAARRRPARRRNP from the coding sequence GTCCGGCCGCCCGACAGGGTTCTCGTCGTCGACAACACCAGCACAGACGGGACGCCCGAGCTCCTGTCGCGGGAGTTTCCCCAAGTCGTGGCGCTCCGGCTTCCCCGGAACGAGGGTGGGGCCGGCGGCTTCGCTGCGGGCATGACGTGGGCCCTCGCGCAGGGCGCCGACTGGACCTGGCTCTTGGACGATGACGTGACGGCCGACCGTGACTGCCTCAAGGAGTTGCTGGAGGTCTCGATGGTCGGGGGCAGGCGCGTGGTGGTCCCGCGCCGACTCACCGCGGAGGGTAACGACTGCGCCAGCGAGGCGATCCTGGTCGAGGGAGCGCAACGGTTCGAGGTGGTCCGAGTCGATCCGCGCCGCGGGCGGTATCATCCCGTCGACCTGTTCACCTTCGAGGGCCCCCTCATCCACCGGTCGGTGGCCGAGGAGGTCGGCATGCCCAACCGCAAGCTGTTCATCTGCGGAGACGACATCCTCTACGCCATCCGGATCAACCGCCGGATGGGGCCGCTGTCGTGCGCGCTCGCCACCCGGGCGGTGGTGCGGAAGCAGCTTCACCGGGTGCAGGGGATCAAGGCCCGCTCGCGGCTCAAGGCATGGATGACCGGAGACCCCGTCTACGAAGTCTTCGAAGACGAGCAGCACTGGAAGCTCGTCTACGAGCTCCGGAACCGTCACATCATCTGGCACGAGTTGGGCTGGCGGCGACGTCGACTCCAGCTCCTGGTCCTCCACCTGGGCTATATCGGCGCCGACCTGATCCATGCCGTGCGCCACGGCTGGAACTGGCCGCTCCGGCTCAAGTGGAACGTGGCGGCGTGGCTCCTGGGCGTCTTCGCTAGAGACGGGATGTTCCTCGACCCCGAAGCATATCGGGCGCAGGCGGCGGCGCGGCGGCGGCCCGCGCGGAGGCGGAACCCGTGA
- a CDS encoding inositol oxygenase family protein, which yields MNRWDLLRAGALSGIGALAGAVIGPERLHRWSHRLSPGWQEFAREARAVSERHWRQTRETVATLKQKYEQPVLGRQRVWDLVEKLALCVDPTDARLYCTSQLIHVQQIVAGMERDGVNDPDMLIAAITHDLGKVLLLTGEAPENVVGMNAPIGRYPAGVGLDNVVFQWNHDEFIYSRLKDYLPDHLAWLLRYHSIEIPLTRPFMDASDRAYLERYLLPFRKYDQGTKSACVLPPRTILEKHRDLIEGAFPRSILV from the coding sequence GTGAATCGCTGGGACCTCCTGAGAGCCGGCGCCCTGTCGGGCATCGGCGCGCTGGCGGGGGCGGTGATCGGGCCCGAGCGGCTCCATCGCTGGTCCCACCGTCTCTCGCCGGGGTGGCAGGAGTTCGCGCGGGAGGCTCGCGCGGTGAGCGAGCGGCACTGGAGGCAGACGCGCGAGACCGTGGCCACCCTGAAGCAGAAATACGAGCAGCCGGTCCTCGGCCGCCAGCGCGTCTGGGACCTGGTGGAGAAGCTCGCCCTGTGCGTCGATCCGACGGACGCCCGGCTCTACTGCACGAGCCAGCTGATTCACGTGCAGCAGATCGTGGCAGGGATGGAGCGCGACGGCGTGAACGACCCCGACATGCTCATCGCCGCCATCACCCACGACCTCGGCAAGGTGTTACTGCTGACCGGAGAGGCGCCGGAGAACGTCGTGGGCATGAACGCGCCCATCGGACGATATCCCGCCGGGGTCGGACTCGACAACGTCGTGTTCCAGTGGAACCACGACGAGTTCATCTACTCGAGGCTGAAGGACTACCTGCCGGACCACCTCGCGTGGTTGTTGCGCTACCACAGCATCGAGATCCCGCTCACGAGGCCGTTCATGGACGCCTCGGACCGCGCGTACCTCGAGCGCTACCTTCTGCCGTTCAGGAAATACGACCAGGGGACGAAGTCGGCCTGCGTCTTGCCCCCGCGGACCATCCTCGAGAAGCACCGGGATCTCATCGAGGGCGCGTTCCCGAGAAGCATCCTCGTCTAG
- a CDS encoding FAD-dependent oxidoreductase, translating into MVDRVGILIVGAGPTGLGAAWRLDQLEHADWWLCEAEAEAGGLAGSVVDEHGFTWDLGGHVQFSHYEHFDRLMDDLLGEDGWLRHERQAWVWIRGCFVPYPFQLNLHRLPGADRDACLAGLLARRSGAAPPAHLGEWIDQNFGGGIAAMFLGPYNRKVWGYPLEDLSCAWVGDRVAHVDVGRVRENIRRGRDDVGWGPNNRFRFPRHGGTGSVWRALATRLAERHPGKLCLERPLLHLDTAGHLAHFAGGETVRYERLLSTVPLDILVRQSDLADELGTAVTRLKHSSTHVLGIGLHGRPDDRLADKSWIYFPEEGYPFYRATVFSRYSPGNVPHPERYWSLLLEVSESPVKAVDGSRLVETTLRGLLDAGLVPGRASVHHVWHRRLEHGYPTPALGRDETLGLVLPALESRDVYSRGRFGAWKYEVSNQDHCFAQGVELVDRWLKNVPETTLHHPDVVNARRSV; encoded by the coding sequence ATGGTCGACCGCGTGGGAATCTTGATCGTCGGCGCCGGGCCCACGGGCCTCGGGGCGGCGTGGCGCCTCGATCAACTCGAGCATGCCGACTGGTGGCTCTGCGAGGCGGAGGCGGAGGCCGGCGGGCTTGCCGGTTCCGTGGTCGACGAGCACGGATTCACCTGGGACCTGGGTGGACATGTCCAGTTCAGCCACTACGAGCACTTCGATCGACTGATGGACGATCTCTTGGGCGAGGACGGATGGCTCCGCCACGAGCGGCAGGCGTGGGTCTGGATTCGCGGGTGCTTCGTGCCCTATCCCTTCCAACTCAACCTCCACCGCCTGCCCGGCGCCGACCGTGACGCGTGCCTGGCCGGGCTCCTCGCCCGCCGGAGCGGCGCCGCCCCGCCCGCGCATCTCGGCGAGTGGATCGACCAGAACTTCGGCGGCGGGATCGCGGCGATGTTCCTCGGCCCCTACAACCGGAAGGTCTGGGGCTACCCGCTCGAGGATCTGTCGTGCGCCTGGGTCGGGGACCGCGTCGCCCACGTGGACGTGGGGCGCGTGCGCGAGAACATCCGGCGGGGGCGCGACGACGTCGGGTGGGGTCCCAACAATCGCTTCCGCTTCCCGCGCCACGGCGGGACCGGCTCCGTGTGGCGGGCGCTCGCCACGCGCCTGGCCGAGCGGCACCCGGGGAAGCTTTGCCTGGAGCGCCCGCTCCTCCATCTCGACACGGCCGGGCACCTGGCCCACTTCGCTGGCGGGGAAACTGTCCGCTACGAGCGGCTCCTCAGCACGGTTCCGCTCGACATCCTCGTGCGGCAGAGCGATCTCGCCGACGAGCTGGGGACGGCGGTGACTCGGCTCAAGCATTCCTCCACCCATGTGCTCGGCATCGGGCTCCACGGCCGGCCGGACGATCGGCTCGCCGACAAGTCCTGGATTTACTTTCCGGAGGAGGGCTATCCCTTCTACCGCGCCACGGTCTTCTCACGCTACTCGCCCGGGAACGTTCCGCACCCCGAGCGCTACTGGTCGCTGCTCCTCGAGGTGTCGGAGTCCCCCGTGAAGGCTGTGGATGGATCGCGCCTGGTGGAGACGACGCTTCGGGGGCTCCTCGACGCGGGTCTCGTCCCCGGCCGCGCGTCGGTGCACCACGTCTGGCATCGCCGGCTCGAGCATGGCTATCCGACGCCCGCGCTCGGCCGGGACGAGACGCTGGGCTTGGTGCTTCCAGCGCTCGAGTCCCGCGATGTGTACAGTCGGGGCCGGTTCGGCGCCTGGAAGTACGAGGTGTCGAACCAGGATCACTGCTTCGCCCAGGGTGTGGAACTCGTGGACCGCTGGCTCAAGAACGTGCCCGAGACCACGCTCCATCATCCCGACGTGGTGAACGCCAGGCGAAGCGTCTGA